A single Trichocoleus sp. FACHB-46 DNA region contains:
- a CDS encoding serine/threonine-protein kinase has protein sequence MAPSLADLSNFRANILNQTAPGQVCGSIQLFRDRYKVLRVLGRGGFGVTFLARDVSLPYHPLCVIKQLCPKVNDPVTLDRARKRFEQEAKTLSKLGSHAQIPQLLDYFEADGEFYLVQEYVRGSTLAREIRRYGPQSEVVVKRFLVEMLPLLRYVHSHRVIHRDIKPQNIIRCRDDGRLVLIDFGAVKEQIARLEDTSQRAPTTHFIGTVGFAPPEQLSMRPVFASDIYALGVTCVYLLTGKSPFDFDYDPSTGEIDWQGSAQVSEHFGRVLTKMLHHAPRDRYPSAEALLRALNLEPYLDSLSNCMTVQPHRPEPEHSSTAGAADGYQSPITRTAIAIREWKTKLQNRNLIKQKHLVPVGAVTTPARTQFRHQDT, from the coding sequence ATGGCTCCTTCATTAGCAGATCTATCTAATTTTCGCGCTAACATCTTGAACCAAACGGCACCAGGCCAAGTTTGTGGTTCAATCCAGTTGTTTCGCGATCGCTACAAGGTTTTGCGTGTTCTAGGTCGCGGTGGCTTTGGGGTCACTTTCCTAGCGCGGGATGTCTCCTTGCCATATCACCCACTCTGTGTCATTAAGCAACTGTGTCCCAAAGTCAACGATCCTGTGACGTTGGATCGAGCCCGGAAGCGATTTGAGCAAGAAGCCAAAACTCTTAGCAAATTAGGCAGTCACGCGCAAATCCCTCAATTATTGGACTACTTTGAGGCGGACGGCGAGTTCTATCTCGTGCAAGAATACGTCCGTGGCTCTACCCTCGCCCGGGAGATTCGGCGCTACGGTCCCCAATCTGAGGTAGTGGTCAAGCGATTTCTGGTAGAGATGCTGCCGCTTCTGCGCTACGTCCACAGCCACCGAGTCATCCACCGAGACATTAAACCCCAAAATATTATTCGTTGCCGAGATGACGGTCGGCTCGTTCTGATTGACTTCGGTGCTGTCAAGGAGCAGATTGCACGATTGGAAGACACCAGTCAGCGAGCCCCTACTACGCATTTTATTGGTACTGTTGGCTTCGCTCCGCCAGAGCAACTGTCGATGCGCCCAGTCTTTGCTAGTGATATCTACGCTTTGGGCGTTACTTGCGTGTATCTGCTCACAGGCAAGTCCCCGTTCGATTTTGACTACGACCCCAGTACAGGGGAAATCGACTGGCAAGGCTCAGCTCAAGTCAGTGAGCATTTTGGTCGCGTGCTCACCAAGATGTTGCACCATGCGCCACGCGATCGCTACCCATCAGCCGAGGCTTTACTCCGGGCACTCAATCTAGAGCCCTATCTGGATAGCCTTTCCAATTGCATGACGGTACAACCCCACCGCCCTGAACCAGAACATTCAAGTACCGCTGGAGCGGCTGATGGTTATCAGTCTCCGATTACCAGAACGGCGATCGCTATTCGCGAATGGAAGACAAAGTTACAAAACCGAAATTTGATCAAACAGAAGCACCTAGTTCCGGTCGGTGCTGTGACTACCCCAGCTCGGACTCAGTTTCGTCACCAAGACACTTGA